The Branchiostoma lanceolatum isolate klBraLanc5 chromosome 1, klBraLanc5.hap2, whole genome shotgun sequence genomic sequence atgtcaggaacgtcgtatttcaaacggtaacggaaaattaagttacaaaatgtgcacatctaaatgagaacgagcgtaaaacaaaacaaaacgaaacgaaacgaaaaaaaaaactacaatggATGAAATATCATTCATTCTGATATCTTACTCAGAAGAAATTGAGTATGTTCCCTGGGCTGGAAAATTACTAAGGAAGTATATTGGAAAGATGATAATCGCCTGTTATGTTAACCATTACACAGAtctgtggtaaatctcaatttCCAGATTaacaaaaaaagtaaacaaGTCACTGTACATTAAAAGCTATACGGACCATACCTGTAGAAGTAGTGATGATACGGTAACACATGGCTGACCAGGGAAACCAGCTTTCTGTACATGTCATCTGTCACTACCTGTAGTGAATTAAACAGGCTGGTAAAGGGTTGACCTGAATGGTACCACATTGTAACTTTTATACTTGTCTTGAAAATCACTGTTTTGTCGACGTCCACTTTACTGATGGCGTCAGTACGTACCCTTGATCTAACTGAGCATTATCATTCTAGAGAATCATTTTTTGCCCAACTGAGTTAACTACCGGATACaacaaagacatgtttacaGACGTACACATGCTGTCGTAATCTAGCATGTAGGTTCGGCTTCATCTTGATAATGGTGAAATGTACGATTTAGCTATAATCGGTTTATCAAAACGCATGatgaatatacatttttcaGTGCTACTCATATCTCTAATGTGAGGAAATCAACTTTCTATATAACTAAATAGGATATTTATATCACTAACATAAATATTCCATTTACGATGAAGTAAACTTTATCTTTTACCGAAATTGAGGTACAAATTGACAGATTCTTTGCTCTACAGGAGTCAGGACGTCTGGTTATGCTTTCCTGTCATTGAAATGTAATTCTAATGCCCTGATTTAATGTGGAGTAATTAAACGCACAAAAGAAGCGCAAGAAAAATATCctagaaatagtcatgatttttagtactagagttatcagccaaggattgatgtgttcaaaagcTTATAtgttccgagaaccatagtagaatggaactcgttgtcatcaagtactgtaggggcatcttcactgagtagctttaaagaacggttgcagtcatatatgcaaagactaggtgtaacagacggtgtaatataaacagctgctgtcgcgccgcgtgcctacgaagctggtgtgttacgcccaatggcggttgtaccggctatatagatacagatacagatacagaagacgcACCTCTTGTAGAGATACCAAGTCGTACTTCCCGGTGCTCAGTTCCTCTCCAATGGCCTGAGACCGCTCGGACAGCTTTGGACATAACGGAACGCCCCTTTGGGATATAACAAAGACGTATGAACAGGTTTCCCCCATTCCAAGCCTGCCGTATGTATATGCAAGTAATGGCCTTGGCGTAATCAACCAATCACGCCGCCGCTTAGGCTCATGAGGTAAGGTGATTGGCTGCTAACGTTCCCTTCAACATCTGCAGGGGGAATATTTGATTGGCTAACGGCGGGGCAGCGCTTACGCAACACGAAGGACTCATCGCAGGTCGGTAATGATAAGCCTAGGCCGTAGCTTGTAGAAGGTCTGGTGGAAGAGGGTGAGACAGATAGGTAGGAAATACATATCGATGGCTGTTAACCAAAGTTTGCACGACATCCTTTCAATGGTGTTGACAGCTACCAATTTGAAAGGGATATCGGTTGTTTTATGAGATCTGATTGTGTTTGGGACATACGTATACACAGTGCACTATCCAAATCATATAACATAACTAACATTCCCATAGTATCAGGTTCTACTGGTAAGATGATCAGTCAGCAGATCCATGTGTTTGTGTTCTGTCAGACAGAGGAGTTTTCATTATGCAAACATATTACGTGTTCCCGATTGTCTGTTATTGTTAGCGGAAGGTAACGAGATGCATCTTCCGTGTTATCTTGATCTTACCGTAAATTCAGTCATTTTTCATTTGAATTTCACAGCGGGAGTGGAAAGGACGTTCAGGCGATGTTCGCGGTCGAGACAGCCCTCTAGCTAAACACATATTCGCACTGTCGTTATTTCCCGAAAACTAAGATAAAACCTCaataatatttcaagatttaatgTACATTAAACAAACCCCACAGTGGCTTATAACAACGATGTATCTTGTACTATAAGTTTTTTGTCTTACGGtgtcaatttttgtgtgcaaaatgTGGACGTTCAAGGGTTTGAGTGTAAATTACAACAAGTATACTTTTAACTATCATTTAATGTCAACGTTAACATTTACAGATATCATTAAACAACCGAATCTATTGGAAACGTGTAGGACGTTGTGTGTGAAATTAAAGATTCAATATTTATCTAGTTCTTGTTGTTGAGTTGTGGACATCAATCTAATTTTACATTCGCCAAGTGATGTGTAACCCACCAGAGGCCTGGTCGCTGGAGAATCCAGTGTAATGTACTTACCAGCAGTTGAGAGTTAGAACACGCAGTTGGGCCGACATGTTGTTGCAGGTACGCAGGCTGTGTCCAGGTACATCCGAGTTTCAGTCACTTCGCTTCGACATAAGGAACAAGGTGTTCAGATATAGAACATAGCTTCACCCATGATAAAGGCACTTGTTAGAATATTGTACATTGATATAGATCTTAAGTCTAAAACGAAAGGTAAAGTGGACTACTCCCGTGTTTACTACATGAATAGTGACCTATTTCAAAGATAACCCTTGATCTACGGTGCCCTTCCCGCCAGTCTACCACCTATAGTACCTCATGAACATCCCGCCCTAGCATGACACACCTTTCATAATTGTCACACCAATTTCATgccttacaagttacatatAGTACCGAAAAACATGTTAGAATTATACTTGTACTTACAAAGGCGTAGTGAGCACTGTGACGTTAGTGTTGTCGTGAGAAAATGTCTAGATCTGTGAAAGCTGGACGGGACAAAGTACAGGCCCTGACAAGGGGTACAAGCCGTACAAGAACACTATTCTACCAACTTTGTAGCTCGTTGCTGTAGATCAGGCATGTGTTATCAAATACCTCCCTTCCACACTGGATTATGTAGTGGATATAGATTTACCACCATTTGTTTAGTTTAGAACTCATCAATTTTGGATACATTTCAGACTTGAAGAAGTCGCTCCATCCCTACTGATAGTAGTGGACTAGTCTAAGATAACAACTTACTTGGTGTGTTATTTGACTAGAAgatagtagtacatgtatgtgtgagcaCACAGGTATGAGGTGCATATAAGATCGACAATGCAGGGCATGAGCATGTCGGGcactgtatgtatatatatcggGGTAAGAGTagatgataagaaaaaaaaaaacatgaaacaagGAATGGAATGCTCTTTTTTGTCTAGTTACCCTGTGTTTTTATTTACTGTTGATTATTAAAGAAAACAGTTATACATTAACCTCGAGTCTAGTCTTGTCATCTTTGGTACCCTTCCAACAGTTGATGGCAGAGTAGAGACCAACGTATAATAATGTATACATCACCCTGACATTGTTAGAGAAACCAACCGATTTAATGatggcatgtaacgttatagcaaGTCATCGCTAGTGTTTTACCTTAACGCTGTCTAGAAATCTAGTGTATGAGTAAACTACACGgcatgatgcattgtgggtgataggtcaaagttgaaggcccctgccATACTTTTTGCATTCCCAGGGGCCTCTAGCATATCAACcgcaatgcatcacactgcatgTGTACTTCCAATAGTGAACAATCTTATAACGAGACAAAGAACAAATCTGTTCCACTGTCAAGGAATTAATAAAAGGAGAACCTATATTTACCTATCCCTTAATCTTCTAGACTGTTGAAGCAAAAATAGCAAAAAGATAATGatataattatctccatgaaaaatggagatattgttatctccatgaaaaatggagatattgttttgggtgtgtctgtgtgtgtgtttgtctgtctgtttgtgtttccgcactactgtatgtagtcagcataactcaagaacctcttgatggattacgatgatatttggtatgtgggcaggtgttgtgaagccgaagttcaaggtcaattttgggccccctggtatgtgaccttggtactgcagtagaaattcaatttttgtatcttttgacctggacgtgctgtggtcttgatttttgggtggcagatagcttgtgatgtaataaagaagtggtgtaggtttgggccccctagcagcttcctctggaactgcaggggcgtttttgtaaatatcttctaaggagaataactgaacaaaggaacgatggatttcgatgatatttagtatgcaagtagcttagacagagatgtacacaatgaagtgcaaattatgctaatagggacttaatttgcatagctaatgaggaaaatctatatgtgcagtgttttccattataagactcaaatacatgtaccttatgtagtttatgggaaggggatcatcaacagataccaattatgcaaataatttcctaatttgcataatcaatgcaaaacaccgtatctcatctaaattggaaaattataggactgtcaatatgatacttagtatgcaggtagcttagacagagatatacataatgaagtgcatattatgcttattgtgacttaatttgcatagctaatgaggaaaatctatatttgaagtgtttttcattatcagactcaaatgcatgtaacatatgtagtttatggaaagtatgaattaatttgcatcaacagataccaattatgcaaataaattcctaatttgcataattaatgcaaaaacaccataattcatctaattggaaaatcatacgactgtcaatattgcaacatatgtaagttagataaaggtgtttatgaccaagcatatatattatgcaattgtgtaagtcatttgcatgaatagagttgttcatggagatatgaggtcgtggaactcttgtttatgtTGTGGAATGTAGTACAAtacttacacatgtacatgtatgttactggACCTGTCAGTGACTTTCGTCCAGTCACTGCCAAAAGGTagtagatgctacctgaaacgtttaACAGTTTCTAAAATCTGTacggttgcttgagtacctaTTTGTTTGCGTAACAAAGTAAGTCGTATACTGCTGTCTGTATCAGACCACGATGTTGGACCTCAGCGTGCCTTTCTGCCCGACTTCGTTCGCCGGCAGGCGGTGGAAAATCACTTCGATCCTGGGTGTCAGAAGTACAAACAAGGAACAGCTTAAGTATCAGCATTAGCATAAAATGTCATTGTGTGAAAGTTACaatttttatttagtatttttttttcccaaTAGTACAGCattactagcctgagtaccagcctccgtagtgaccgttggctccaaaaaaaaatcgcttgctattATAACCGCGACTTTTTTTAgtcagcggtcactacggtactcaggctacagcgCTACATCATCATACATAAAAACGTAGGTCTTGTTTCTGTATTACTCCGTGTGTGCACTCTAAAAAAGAGTCTGGCCTGAACAGTAATTGGGCCCCAAAAGCGTGTCGATCATTAATACCCTTTCATCGAGGGTCCGGTAGttcatccttccatcttttcagatgatggtagcactctggaTTCGGCAACCCTCGAGGGTCCGAGGTacgtacaaaaatatattttctgtctgtttgtctgtctgtctgtttgtcataagcgtaacttgagaagctgtggatgtatCCTTATTACATTTGAAAGGTTGGTAGTGATCGGTAAAACaagggtcaagttcgataatgggccacCTACgggctttctacggtactgcagtagaactcccagatttgatatctcgtgttctggctCATGAAAGAACGTTACCTTTCGTATTTGACCGGCAGTTTCTGCGACAGGAAGTCGAAGAACACCTTCGTGTGTTTCTCCCTGTCGGCTTCCTGCTCCAGCGTGTCGATATCGGAGATCTCGAACAGCAGAAAGGGGTCGAAGGAGCCCCCCATAAAGATCCTCTGCCCGGCATCCACATGGACCACTACCCTCTAGGAACGACAGACGGCAGTTTGGTTAAAATCTCGCAAACAGTGccatgatacgttgatgaaggtaagacatccaggtaataatacACGCcagaaacagttactcaagcgtTTAAGCGACTGGAATCGTGGATATGATCTTTTGCCATGCTTCGActgtctctctctatctatatGTTTATTCTGCAAGAGTGAGTCAATAGGTGAATGCCATTCTTATcattctctctctccatctctatgtctctctcccctctctatccatccatccatccatccatccatccatccctgtAAGCAGCGCCCGTCCGCCCTACTTACCCCCTCTGCCATGTTGACATATTCCTGCCGTTCATATCAGTGACATGTATGACATATCTATCTTTCTGTCTATCTTTGCACACACGTCTATGGTATGTATGAATGtttttgtctctctttctctaaGTCTGTATCTctctatccatccatccctgTAAGCAAAGCCGTACGTACCCACTCCGCCTTGTTGACCTGCCCTGCCACCATCTTGGCTGTGTCCTTGATGAACTCGTCGCTGATCTGGTCTTGCGTGAGGTTGGTGGTGGTGTGAACTATCGGCATCGTGGCCGTGGGTCTCGGGCTGCAAATTACGGCCAAACGTTTAGCAGTGTTTGTAAGCCAAGTTTGTAGCTTACAATTAACCCAATCAAGCATTGTTCGAAAGCACCGTTTGTAATCCGTGTTTGTAATCATCAGTGTTTATAGTTTTTGAAAGCAGTGTTTGCAGGCAGTTTTTGTTAATTaagcattacatgtatttgtaagcAGTGTTCGCAAGCCGTGGTTGTAAGTATTGTTCGAAAGCAGTGTTTGTAACTGACATTCAATGTAAGCCGTATTTGTAAGCAAGCAGTAAACAGTGTTCGTAAGCAATGTTTGTCATTAAGCAGTGTTCGAAAGCAGTATTTGTCGTTAAGCAACTTGTTTTGTAAACAGTTTTTGTGGGCAGAGTTTGTATATAGTATTGTGTAGGGTTATACTCACTGATCATGAAGACACACAGGATCACACAGTTAAAGCTCAGTGTATTTTGAGTTTAGGCGAAGGGCTAAAAGATCAACATGCTAGCAATGAAAAACCATGAtccaaatgaagaaaacaacaacaacatgagcCTACCTGTACGTTTGCACGATAACTTGGCCAGAAATTCGAGTTCGACGTGAAGTCCCAGAGCTTCTGCCTTCGTCTTACTTCCGGGTTAAATGACCCTTGACCTTCCTGATGACCAGCGGAAAGAAGGGCCTCCTTGCGACTGTTGACCAAAGCGCACTCTGGGGGTAATGACCTAAGTATTGCAATACTAAGTAACTTATCCAACGCTTAACCTGCATTACGGGATTTACAGGGACAGTAAGAGAACGTCCACACAACAGATGAACTAAAGTGCACTGACTTTATTCAATAACGTGATAACAGATTCGGCAGTAACACGGTCAATATAACATGGATTTTACTACTAGACCCAAAGTTTCAGCTTTATAAATTTCAGAATCATGGCCCTAAACCTCAAATTTAGatcattttgtgaaaattgaGGTGATGACacagaaaaatatttctgtcattttctctGTGTGTCTTGTAAAAATTTTAGTGGAAAAAATAATACGACTTATGGGACAACGTTACTGAAGGTTGATGAGAATTATCTATTTCAAGTCCAGTGTTACGCTGATATCTAAGAAAACGTATCACAGAAAAATACCACCTTTGTTTAGTAGATGAGATGGATAGATAATGATTTATTCATAAAAATAACAACCTTTGCAGCACCAGGTTGAATTGCGGCCATGCACAGAAGGTGATTAGAATATAGGTGGTTTACAAACATTCAACgtattcaaactttacaatcaCAATTGAATTGAAACGAATATCACCTATCCAAAACGTCATTCAACTGATGTAAGTGTGCTGTtctaaatgataataataatatttaTATACTATACATTCTTATATTTccagatattgaaaaaaaaacaaggacagTATACAGGCATTTAAcatataacattaacattaattctgttggctttttttttatatttaaaaCCTTGCCAACTGATATGTCCATCAAAGCTAGAagtcaactttattttgttggTGCCGGTTTAATTTTAAACAGTATCACCGTTCTTACAATCCTATCCAtacaccaaccaaccaataacGCTAACAACACTAATATCATTAAAGAAACGGCACTTGAAGGACTATAATTGACaaattgtaaaatattttcACATAGAAAAATATGTACCGGTTAAAATACactaatttcttcttttttttgttctagCTTTTGCGTGTAACGTGGGTTTAGAAAGATGCGCCCTAGAATCAGGATGGCGAAATCAAAGATAATGCAGTGATGTGTCCCATGCAGAGCACTGGGCAAAATTATGTGAGGTGCAACAACCTATATATAAAGATAGCAGAAATGTGTCAAGCATCTAATGGAGTGAATTACATACAGTGCGGGCTGAAATACTTGTCATAGGTTTGTCACGTTATTTCTGAGAAAGTAGATCACTGATTTCTTGCAGCCGTGGATGCTCCCTACGGTACATATCACGGGCCTGTCTGAGGCATGTCGTTCCTTCCTCCACCCGGTCCATCTGTAACAGTATGCGCCCTGCAAAACAAGTTAATGTCATCATTCGAACAGTTTTGCTGCAAGTCTCACATAAATTTGAGCAGTGGACGTTGATTTCCTGATAATGCATAGCCCGGCTTCAAGGCAATGCTTTCTACATTTTTGATATTCAGCAATCTTTGTACTTTGCCTGTAACTTCAAGTTTTAGCTCTAGAACGATCCGTGTTGACTACCTCCTAGATTCTGTTTATGTTAACCCCTGCTACAAACAGTGAACTTTCAGAGATGAGGAACTTTATCGTGCATacatacacccccccccccaacccacACACAGACAATCAAAGAACACATTTGCGCCCCAAATCATAATTTGTCATTTTGGGtaaagtaacaaacaaacaaacaaacaaacagccatTACGTACCTTTCTGAAACAACGTGTTCCCCAGCTGTTCCTGTTTGTTCCCGTATGCTTGCCGCTGGATTTTCTCAGCTTCCTGGAGATACAATGAAAAACCACGGTGTGATTACAATATATATCTATAAAAACTGACATAAAATTATGAGCACTTACTGTTCTGAAAATAGCAGTCAAATTTAGATTTGCTTTGCGGACAAGAAGTATAGAAAAAGATAAACGCAGAGGGTTTGTTCTTACTTCGAGTTTTGTAATGGCGGAGTCTTCGTGTCCTGGCAGATGGCGAAGGACACCGGCAAGGATGCCTGCGTTCCAGGCTATATAACGGTGGTGTGGACCGTTCTGCTCTCTGATTATGCGATCTGAAAGCTCGCACATTTCCTTTGCCTTTTCAAGATCTGATAAGTTGAATGCTCCCTTGACTTCCATCTTCTTAGCGATCAT encodes the following:
- the LOC136422796 gene encoding macrophage migration inhibitory factor homolog; the protein is MPIVHTTTNLTQDQISDEFIKDTAKMVAGQVNKAEWRVVVHVDAGQRIFMGGSFDPFLLFEISDIDTLEQEADREKHTKVFFDFLSQKLPVKYERIEVIFHRLPANEVGQKGTLRSNIVV